Proteins from a single region of Actinomycetota bacterium:
- a CDS encoding SelB C-terminal domain-containing protein, producing MIRQYIIDHGRITLPEVKGLLKSGRRGAISVMEHLDAVKFGIRIKNRRIIS from the coding sequence ATGATTAGGCAATATATTATTGACCATGGGAGAATCACCCTTCCCGAGGTTAAGGGTCTTCTGAAGAGTGGGCGTAGGGGAGCGATATCCGTCATGGAGCATCTGGATGCCGTAAAGTTCGGAATTAGGATAAAAAATAGAAGAATAATCTCATGA